In Mongoliitalea daihaiensis, one DNA window encodes the following:
- a CDS encoding fibronectin type III domain-containing protein has protein sequence MKRVIFIIGLFSILICQTFAQNIPAFPGAEGFGKYTTGGRGGQVLVVTNLNDSGPGSLRAAIDASGPRIIVFEVSGNIELQSTLRIRNGNLTIAGQTAPGDGITLQNYPLIVSFADNVIIRFLRSRMGDLMKIEGDAFDVRGSKNIIIDHCSFSWGTDETLSIYDVENATVQNSIISEGLNDSYHPDGPHSFGSLAGGNGLSLYKNIILHFRNRMPQITPLGKRGLVDIRNNVIYNWGFRAAEGGGESTVNLIGNYFKPGPATFEIGGLRLSNFLFPLGSGELGTYGKFFLEGNILEGFPNIFENQWEGVQLPNNAEQQLYLNSLKNTNSNGDLVPFDIPADIYSKSLTAVEVFGQVLATAGASFKRDVVDSRLTQEIKSGNITYRGSKTGLLGIIDSQNDVGGWPVLQSLPAPLDTDRDGMPDEWEIAYGLDPNKPDHNGYDLDPNYTNIEVYINSILSEDAMDLTLPGRPVVLAPATDEVLIAHEVSFEWNLLNENKSYQLQIATDSTFNQLVKDFKDIQGSGIILTDLSPEQSYFWRIRAGSDQQYTAWSEVRSFTLLAPFTNPNIEGLVGYWKMDDGQGTLVSDISGNQNHANLLSLTGTSWENGVMDLGLRFSGNSNVFATANHGPSTRFTNEVSIAAWVNPAKLGRNTIISKSHANKGFELWLDHNGQVEFRVNRGSASSLMHRLLSNYNYSNAVDQWIHVAATFNGTSSRIYINGQLDNQANFSERDITSLGGDLVIGALGTIQRFTGTMDELRLYDRTLTAEEVMALYLLPESLQKPITPTLLTPENNLQGLNNTVSFSWESISNATTYILQISSDSTFENDIQEFTQVTNNSFTFDQLEFGQVYFWRVQAVNSNGSSEFSEIFSFETLHAPSSPTLLLPETTSNNLVNPVTFSWEATDHSDSYHIQIAKDIAFHNLISEQESITTEEFTFNGLADGSTYFWRVRAQNDAGFGAYSKIRSFSTETPIVAPERVLLLNPANNSSDQEIPVTVFWAASPLTETYEIQLATESNFNQVLSDVKSLTVEEFTFTNLAEGITYYWRVRGGNEAGFGPYSEIRSFSTKVTAEEPTKEDDGGEEEDTTTEEETTEEENTNEEENTTEEENTTEEGTTEEENTTEEGTTEEENTTEEENTTEEGTTEEENTTEEGTTEEENTTEEGSTEEENTNEEENTTEEGSTEEENTSGEGTTEEENTTEEGTTEEGSTEEENTSGEGSTEEENTTEEGSTEEENTTEEGTTEEENTNEEENNTEEGTSEEENTTEEENTTEEGTTEEENTTEEGTTEEENTTEEGSTEEENTTEEGTTEEENTNEEENTTEEGTTEEENTTEGGTTEEENTTEEGTTEEENTTEEGTTEEENTTEEGTTEEENTTEEGTTEEENTTEEGTTEEEENTTEEGTTEEENTTEEGTTEEENTTEESTTEEENTTEEGTTEEGTTEEGTTEEENTTEEGSNEEENTTEEGTTEEENTNEEENTTEEGTTEEGSTEEENTSGEGSTEEENTTEEGSNEEENTNEEENNTEEGTNEEENNTEEGTSEEENTNEEENTTEEGTTEEENTTEEGTTEEENTTEEGSTEEENTTEEGTTEEENTTEEGTSEEENTNEEENTTEEGTTEEENTTEEGTTEEENTTEEGTTEEEKTTEEGTTEEENTTEEGITEEENTTAEGTTEEENTTEEGSTEEENTTEEGSTEEENTTEEGTTEEENTTEEGTTEEENTTEEGTTEEENTTEEGSTEEENTTEESTTEEEGTTEEENTSEEGTTEEENTTEEGSTEEENTTEESTTEEEGTTEEENTTEEGTTEEENTTEEGTTEEENTTEEGTTEEENTTEEGTTEEEETTEEGTTEEENTTEEGTTEEENTTEEGTTEEENTTEEGTTEEGNTNEEENNTEEGTSEEENTTEEENTTEEENTTEEGTSEEENTTEEENTNEGGTTEDDSTVKDPITAPGRADLISPANNAINLAIPVQISWEQTKDATRYHVQIATDENFNELVFEQLNITSNQLSISSLSFGTTYFWRVRAANAIGVGPYSARRNFRTESNIPVPVKTTLGSPANNARELEVPVNVTWQKIASATHYHLQVAVDNNFQQLVLDETALQVEGMSLQSLSKGMTYFWRVRAGNDAGLGEFSEIRNFSTQVAIPATSVLLSPAMGAVVHYQTIHFTWSPVPTAVSYQLQVSKNTSFTQSIILTPTNLQQASFTIESLESNEVYYWRVRAFNQAGAGEFTEGSSFITADLNSLETPQLLLPRNNSQLDTKTVLLQWEAVSGAASYCVQVSTDPAFEKSVNEYCAITENNHRLENMQANKTYYWRVLAQGETMSNFSESWKFEVINRVSENREAAVKVTSYPNPFVDQINLKFTPGFDESLYVTVFTTKGVIIHEQTYASSLDVISIAVSRDLPKGMYRVRIQSKSFSENIGLIKK, from the coding sequence ATGAAACGGGTCATCTTTATTATCGGTCTGTTTAGCATCCTTATCTGCCAAACATTTGCACAAAACATCCCAGCCTTCCCAGGAGCGGAAGGTTTTGGAAAATATACTACTGGAGGAAGAGGGGGACAAGTATTGGTTGTAACTAATCTTAATGATAGTGGTCCTGGAAGTTTAAGAGCTGCGATTGACGCAAGTGGCCCTAGAATTATTGTTTTTGAAGTATCTGGGAATATTGAACTACAAAGCACTCTAAGGATCAGAAATGGCAATTTAACTATTGCTGGTCAGACTGCACCTGGTGACGGAATTACGCTACAAAATTATCCACTGATTGTTTCATTCGCTGACAATGTAATCATCAGGTTCTTAAGGTCAAGAATGGGAGACTTAATGAAAATAGAAGGAGATGCTTTTGATGTAAGAGGGTCCAAAAACATCATTATTGATCATTGTTCATTTTCATGGGGAACAGATGAAACACTTTCAATTTACGATGTGGAAAATGCCACAGTACAAAACTCCATAATTTCAGAAGGACTGAATGATTCCTATCACCCAGATGGGCCTCACTCATTTGGTTCATTAGCTGGTGGAAATGGTTTGTCATTGTACAAAAACATTATTCTTCACTTTAGAAACAGAATGCCTCAAATTACACCCTTAGGTAAAAGAGGACTAGTAGATATTCGTAACAATGTAATTTATAATTGGGGTTTTAGAGCAGCAGAAGGAGGAGGGGAATCAACTGTCAATTTAATTGGAAACTACTTTAAGCCCGGTCCTGCGACTTTTGAAATAGGAGGGCTAAGGTTGAGCAATTTTCTTTTCCCCCTTGGAAGTGGTGAATTGGGAACTTATGGTAAGTTTTTTTTGGAAGGAAATATTTTAGAGGGATTCCCAAATATATTTGAAAATCAATGGGAAGGAGTACAGCTACCTAATAACGCAGAGCAACAACTGTATTTGAATAGCTTAAAAAACACAAATTCTAATGGAGATCTCGTTCCATTTGATATACCTGCAGATATTTACAGCAAATCTTTAACGGCAGTGGAGGTTTTTGGACAAGTTTTGGCTACTGCAGGAGCCAGTTTTAAAAGAGACGTGGTCGACTCTCGACTTACTCAGGAGATTAAATCAGGAAATATTACTTATAGAGGTTCGAAAACAGGCCTTTTAGGCATCATCGACTCCCAAAACGACGTTGGAGGCTGGCCTGTTCTCCAATCTCTTCCTGCCCCATTAGACACAGACCGAGACGGGATGCCCGATGAATGGGAGATCGCATATGGTTTGGATCCAAACAAGCCTGATCATAATGGGTACGATTTAGATCCGAACTACACCAATATAGAGGTATATATCAATAGCATTCTCAGTGAAGATGCCATGGACTTGACACTTCCTGGACGCCCTGTTGTATTGGCTCCTGCCACTGATGAGGTTTTAATTGCTCATGAGGTATCTTTTGAGTGGAACCTTTTAAATGAAAATAAAAGCTATCAACTACAGATTGCTACCGATAGCACGTTCAACCAATTAGTAAAAGACTTTAAAGATATTCAAGGATCAGGCATTATTTTGACTGACCTTAGCCCTGAACAATCCTATTTCTGGAGGATACGTGCAGGTTCAGACCAACAGTACACTGCTTGGTCTGAAGTGCGCTCTTTTACACTATTAGCTCCATTTACCAATCCAAATATTGAAGGATTGGTAGGTTATTGGAAAATGGATGATGGTCAGGGAACTTTAGTATCAGATATTTCAGGTAACCAAAATCATGCAAACTTGCTTTCCTTAACTGGTACAAGTTGGGAAAATGGGGTCATGGACTTAGGCTTACGATTTAGCGGTAACTCCAATGTATTTGCAACCGCTAATCACGGCCCCTCCACACGATTCACGAATGAGGTCAGCATAGCAGCTTGGGTAAACCCAGCTAAATTAGGCAGAAATACCATTATCAGTAAAAGTCATGCTAATAAAGGTTTTGAACTTTGGTTGGATCATAATGGACAAGTGGAGTTTAGAGTGAATAGGGGTTCTGCTTCCAGCCTAATGCATCGCTTGCTATCTAACTATAACTACAGCAATGCAGTTGACCAATGGATTCATGTAGCTGCTACCTTTAATGGAACTTCCAGCAGAATCTATATCAATGGACAGCTAGATAATCAGGCTAATTTCTCCGAGAGAGATATCACCTCTTTGGGAGGAGATTTGGTTATTGGGGCATTGGGGACTATTCAACGTTTTACTGGCACGATGGACGAACTTCGTTTGTATGACCGCACTTTGACAGCAGAAGAGGTAATGGCCCTTTATTTATTGCCTGAAAGCCTTCAAAAACCAATTACTCCTACTCTTCTCACGCCTGAAAACAACCTTCAAGGACTTAACAATACCGTAAGTTTTTCTTGGGAAAGTATTTCCAATGCAACTACCTATATTCTGCAGATTAGCAGCGACTCCACCTTTGAAAACGATATCCAAGAGTTTACTCAGGTAACGAACAATTCATTTACCTTTGATCAGCTTGAATTTGGACAGGTTTATTTTTGGAGAGTTCAGGCAGTCAATAGCAATGGAAGCAGTGAGTTTTCAGAAATCTTCAGTTTTGAAACCTTGCATGCACCGAGCTCCCCTACCCTGCTTTTGCCAGAAACAACTAGTAACAATCTGGTAAATCCAGTAACTTTTTCTTGGGAAGCAACAGACCATTCAGATAGCTATCATATACAGATTGCAAAAGATATAGCATTCCATAACCTTATTAGTGAACAAGAAAGCATCACGACTGAAGAGTTTACATTCAATGGTTTAGCAGATGGAAGCACTTATTTTTGGAGAGTTCGCGCACAAAATGATGCTGGCTTCGGTGCATATTCTAAAATAAGAAGTTTCAGCACTGAAACTCCGATAGTTGCTCCAGAGCGAGTGCTGTTATTGAATCCGGCGAATAACAGTTCTGATCAAGAAATTCCTGTCACTGTTTTTTGGGCTGCAAGCCCACTAACTGAGACATACGAAATACAACTTGCTACCGAAAGTAACTTTAATCAGGTATTGAGTGATGTGAAAAGCTTAACAGTGGAAGAGTTCACCTTCACCAATCTTGCAGAAGGTATTACCTACTATTGGAGAGTTAGAGGCGGAAATGAAGCAGGCTTTGGCCCGTATTCTGAAATCAGAAGTTTCAGTACAAAAGTTACCGCAGAAGAACCTACTAAAGAAGATGACGGTGGTGAAGAGGAAGACACCACTACTGAGGAAGAAACTACTGAAGAGGAAAATACCAACGAGGAAGAAAATACTACTGAAGAAGAGAATACTACTGAGGAAGGTACCACCGAGGAGGAGAACACTACTGAAGAAGGTACTACTGAAGAGGAAAACACTACCGAAGAAGAGAATACTACTGAGGAAGGAACCACCGAAGAGGAGAACACTACTGAAGAAGGAACTACTGAGGAGGAGAACACTACCGAGGAAGGTTCTACTGAAGAGGAAAATACCAACGAGGAAGAAAATACTACTGAGGAAGGTAGCACCGAAGAGGAGAACACTTCCGGGGAAGGTACCACAGAAGAGGAAAACACTACTGAGGAAGGTACCACTGAAGAAGGTAGCACCGAAGAGGAGAACACTTCCGGGGAAGGTTCTACTGAGGAGGAGAACACTACTGAGGAAGGTTCTACCGAAGAGGAAAACACAACTGAAGAAGGTACTACTGAAGAGGAAAATACCAACGAGGAAGAAAACAATACCGAAGAAGGTACATCTGAAGAGGAAAACACTACCGAAGAAGAGAATACTACTGAGGAAGGTACCACCGAAGAGGAGAACACTACTGAAGAAGGAACTACTGAGGAGGAGAACACTACTGAGGAAGGTTCTACTGAAGAGGAAAACACTACTGAAGAAGGTACCACTGAGGAGGAGAACACCAACGAAGAAGAAAATACTACTGAGGAAGGTACCACCGAGGAGGAGAACACTACTGAGGGAGGAACCACCGAGGAGGAGAACACTACTGAAGAAGGTACCACCGAAGAGGAGAACACTACGGAGGAAGGAACCACTGAAGAGGAAAACACTACTGAAGAAGGTACTACCGAGGAGGAGAACACTACTGAGGAAGGAACCACTGAAGAGGAGAACACTACTGAAGAAGGTACCACCGAGGAGGAAGAAAATACTACTGAAGAAGGTACTACTGAAGAAGAGAATACTACTGAGGAAGGAACTACTGAGGAGGAGAACACTACTGAAGAAAGTACCACCGAAGAGGAGAACACTACTGAGGAAGGTACTACTGAAGAAGGAACTACTGAAGAAGGAACTACTGAGGAGGAGAACACTACCGAGGAAGGTTCTAACGAAGAGGAAAACACTACTGAAGAAGGTACCACTGAGGAGGAGAACACCAACGAAGAAGAAAATACTACTGAGGAAGGTACCACAGAAGAAGGTAGCACCGAAGAGGAGAACACTTCCGGGGAAGGTTCTACTGAAGAGGAGAACACTACCGAGGAAGGTTCTAACGAAGAGGAAAATACCAACGAGGAAGAAAACAATACCGAAGAAGGTACCAACGAGGAAGAAAATAATACCGAAGAAGGTACATCTGAAGAGGAAAACACCAACGAAGAAGAAAATACTACTGAGGAAGGTACCACAGAAGAGGAAAACACTACTGAGGAAGGTACCACTGAAGAGGAAAACACAACTGAAGAAGGTAGCACCGAAGAGGAGAACACTACTGAAGAAGGTACCACTGAGGAGGAGAACACTACCGAAGAAGGTACATCTGAAGAGGAAAACACCAACGAAGAAGAAAATACTACTGAGGAAGGTACCACTGAAGAGGAGAACACTACTGAGGAAGGTACCACCGAAGAGGAAAACACTACTGAAGAAGGTACCACCGAGGAGGAAAAAACCACTGAGGAAGGTACTACCGAGGAGGAGAACACTACTGAGGAAGGTATCACTGAAGAGGAGAACACTACCGCAGAAGGTACTACTGAAGAGGAAAACACTACTGAGGAAGGTAGCACCGAAGAGGAGAACACTACTGAAGAAGGTAGCACCGAAGAGGAGAACACTACTGAGGAAGGTACCACCGAAGAGGAAAACACTACTGAGGAAGGTACTACTGAGGAGGAGAACACTACTGAGGAAGGTACCACAGAAGAGGAGAACACTACTGAGGAAGGTAGCACCGAAGAGGAAAACACTACTGAAGAAAGTACCACCGAGGAGGAAGGTACCACTGAAGAGGAAAACACTTCTGAGGAAGGTACCACAGAAGAGGAGAACACTACTGAGGAAGGTAGCACCGAAGAGGAAAACACTACTGAAGAAAGTACCACCGAGGAGGAAGGTACCACTGAAGAGGAAAACACTACTGAGGAAGGTACCACTGAAGAGGAAAACACTACTGAAGAAGGTACCACCGAAGAGGAGAACACTACTGAAGAAGGTACCACCGAAGAGGAAAACACTACTGAAGAAGGTACCACCGAGGAGGAAGAAACCACTGAGGAAGGTACTACCGAGGAGGAGAACACTACTGAGGAAGGTACCACCGAAGAGGAGAACACTACTGAGGAAGGTACCACCGAAGAGGAGAACACTACTGAGGAAGGTACTACTGAAGAGGGAAATACCAACGAGGAAGAAAACAATACCGAAGAAGGTACATCTGAAGAAGAGAATACTACTGAAGAAGAGAATACTACTGAGGAGGAGAACACTACCGAAGAAGGTACATCTGAAGAAGAGAACACTACTGAGGAGGAAAATACCAACGAGGGAGGCACCACTGAAGATGATAGCACCGTGAAGGATCCTATCACTGCACCTGGCAGAGCAGATTTGATTAGCCCAGCCAATAATGCTATTAACTTAGCAATCCCGGTACAGATTTCTTGGGAGCAAACTAAAGATGCTACCCGCTATCATGTGCAAATTGCAACCGATGAGAACTTTAATGAACTGGTCTTCGAACAACTCAATATCACAAGCAATCAATTATCCATCAGTTCCTTGAGTTTTGGGACCACATATTTCTGGAGAGTGCGTGCTGCGAATGCTATCGGTGTTGGACCTTATTCAGCAAGAAGAAATTTCCGAACCGAAAGCAACATCCCTGTCCCAGTAAAAACAACCTTGGGTAGTCCTGCCAACAATGCCAGAGAGTTGGAAGTCCCTGTAAATGTCACCTGGCAAAAAATTGCCTCCGCTACTCACTATCATTTACAGGTAGCTGTAGACAACAACTTCCAACAACTCGTCTTGGATGAGACAGCTTTACAAGTGGAAGGCATGAGTCTTCAATCTCTGAGCAAAGGGATGACCTACTTCTGGAGAGTACGGGCCGGAAATGATGCCGGTTTGGGTGAGTTCTCAGAAATCAGAAATTTCAGCACACAGGTTGCAATACCAGCAACATCTGTACTGTTAAGTCCTGCTATGGGAGCGGTAGTTCACTATCAAACTATCCATTTCACATGGTCCCCTGTACCAACTGCTGTAAGCTATCAGTTGCAAGTTTCAAAAAACACAAGTTTTACACAATCAATTATCTTAACTCCTACTAATCTACAGCAAGCATCCTTCACTATCGAAAGCTTGGAATCCAATGAAGTGTACTATTGGAGAGTAAGAGCCTTTAACCAAGCTGGTGCCGGGGAATTTACAGAGGGAAGCAGCTTTATTACCGCTGATCTCAACAGTTTGGAAACACCTCAGCTTTTATTGCCAAGAAACAATAGTCAGCTAGATACTAAAACTGTACTTCTACAATGGGAAGCGGTTTCAGGTGCAGCATCCTATTGTGTACAAGTTTCCACAGACCCAGCTTTTGAAAAATCAGTAAACGAGTATTGTGCCATCACAGAAAACAACCATCGTTTAGAAAATATGCAAGCTAATAAAACCTACTATTGGAGGGTCCTTGCACAGGGTGAGACTATGAGTAACTTCTCTGAAAGCTGGAAATTTGAAGTGATTAACCGAGTGTCAGAAAATAGAGAGGCAGCGGTAAAAGTCACCAGTTATCCAAACCCATTTGTAGATCAAATCAATTTGAAATTTACACCGGGCTTTGATGAATCACTTTACGTAACCGTATTCACTACTAAAGGGGTTATTATCCATGAACAAACCTATGCAAGCAGCTTAGATGTCATTTCTATCGCAGTCTCCAGAGATTTACCCAAAGGCATGTACCGGGTACGTATTCAAAGCAAGAGTTTCTCAGAAAACATTGGATTGATTAAAAAATAA
- a CDS encoding DUF1574 domain-containing protein, with protein sequence MGKFISNIAWFMASFVLVINTLLVSGAYFLKSKKPFEIPNGARMLIIGNSQPEAAFNDKLIENSYNFSKEAEPYFYTYIKLRRLLEQANTIENVLIQVSPWEFTSERDKWVWGKSNLQSMYWKFFLHFNGEEYRLLFSESWENLLNVHLFQSLTRLYKRVVLADSRKVKKDYGGYVAWPETDLELGASLPEVEELTYESSNIHVAYLEKIIDLLQKEGIAIYFIQTPLHESVRGLYDSQQMLEELPEPMHTIPYLDFSAFPAESIHFSDEFHLNANGAAIFSKWFNQKLRDSNGELEFGFTGIE encoded by the coding sequence ATGGGCAAGTTTATATCAAATATCGCTTGGTTTATGGCTTCCTTTGTGTTGGTTATCAATACCCTACTAGTGAGTGGTGCGTATTTTTTGAAATCCAAAAAACCATTTGAGATTCCCAATGGCGCAAGGATGCTGATCATCGGGAACTCCCAACCGGAAGCAGCATTTAATGATAAGCTGATCGAAAACTCCTATAATTTTTCCAAAGAGGCCGAACCCTATTTTTATACTTATATCAAGTTGCGGAGATTGCTTGAACAGGCAAATACCATAGAAAATGTATTGATCCAAGTCAGTCCTTGGGAATTTACTTCAGAACGGGATAAATGGGTTTGGGGAAAATCTAATCTCCAAAGCATGTATTGGAAGTTCTTCTTGCATTTCAATGGGGAAGAGTACAGACTGTTGTTTTCGGAAAGTTGGGAAAACCTATTGAATGTACATTTGTTTCAAAGCTTAACCCGCCTGTATAAAAGAGTAGTATTAGCTGATTCTCGAAAGGTTAAAAAAGACTATGGAGGCTATGTGGCTTGGCCGGAAACGGATTTGGAATTAGGAGCCTCCCTGCCGGAAGTAGAGGAGTTAACGTATGAATCGAGCAATATCCACGTAGCCTACTTGGAAAAAATCATTGACCTACTTCAAAAGGAGGGGATTGCTATCTACTTTATCCAAACTCCCTTGCATGAAAGTGTACGGGGTTTGTATGATTCTCAACAAATGTTGGAAGAATTACCGGAACCCATGCACACAATTCCTTATTTGGATTTTTCTGCTTTTCCTGCCGAATCCATTCATTTTTCAGATGAATTTCATTTGAATGCTAATGGGGCAGCTATTTTCTCAAAATGGTTCAACCAAAAACTTAGAGATTCTAATGGGGAGCTTGAATTTGGTTTCACAGGGATAGAATAG
- a CDS encoding MBOAT family O-acyltransferase — MQFTSLLFFIFLGTVFGLYWFVFQKKLTFQNLLIVIASYTFYAVWDWRFLFLIIFSTAVDFLIARSIAQTESKTNRKTLLGISIGVNLGFLGFFKYFNFFLDNFMELLQWMGFQAHVSTLQIILPVGISFYTFQTLSYTIDVYRGKLEPSKDFIAFAAFVGFFPQLVAGPIERAVNLLPQFYKFRAFDYGSAVLGARQALWGFFKKVVIADNCAPLVDQIFSGSETLEGSTLLLGAFLFACQIYGDFSGYSDIAIGISRFFGINLMQNFAFPYFSRDIAEFWRRWHISLSTWFRDYVYIPLGGSQGGNSMKIRNTVIIFVVSGFWHGANWTFIFWGLLNALYFVPLMLFGKNRANMDIVAKGKLFPSVQETGMMMITFFLTLLAWILFRAENMTHAWGIYAGIFSESLWILPSILPRQELVLITFFFAMEWLGRSNQFAIEGFFSNQPKVVRWSFYGVLVWACFFFAGQESEFIYFQF; from the coding sequence ATGCAATTTACTTCACTTTTATTTTTTATCTTCCTAGGCACAGTCTTTGGACTCTATTGGTTTGTTTTTCAAAAAAAACTCACCTTTCAAAATCTATTGATTGTCATTGCCAGCTATACCTTTTATGCGGTATGGGATTGGCGATTTTTGTTTTTGATCATCTTCAGCACCGCCGTAGATTTTTTGATTGCAAGAAGCATAGCCCAAACTGAAAGTAAAACCAACCGGAAAACCTTGCTGGGAATCAGCATTGGAGTGAATTTGGGTTTCTTAGGCTTTTTCAAATACTTCAATTTCTTTCTCGATAATTTTATGGAGCTGCTCCAATGGATGGGCTTTCAAGCACATGTCAGCACATTACAGATTATTCTTCCGGTGGGCATCAGCTTCTATACTTTTCAAACCTTAAGTTATACGATTGATGTGTACAGAGGTAAACTCGAACCGAGCAAGGATTTTATTGCCTTTGCCGCTTTTGTAGGCTTTTTCCCGCAACTAGTAGCTGGGCCAATTGAACGGGCGGTGAATTTATTGCCTCAATTTTATAAATTTCGTGCATTTGACTATGGATCAGCTGTTTTAGGTGCGAGGCAGGCATTGTGGGGATTCTTTAAAAAAGTGGTCATTGCGGATAATTGTGCTCCCTTAGTAGATCAGATTTTTTCAGGTTCCGAAACGCTCGAAGGGAGTACCCTACTACTAGGGGCATTTTTGTTTGCCTGTCAGATTTACGGGGATTTCTCTGGCTATTCGGATATCGCCATAGGCATCTCCCGCTTTTTTGGAATCAACCTCATGCAGAATTTTGCCTTCCCCTATTTCTCTCGGGATATCGCGGAATTTTGGAGACGTTGGCATATTTCCTTGTCTACCTGGTTTCGGGATTATGTATATATCCCCCTCGGTGGTAGTCAAGGAGGGAATTCTATGAAAATCCGAAATACAGTCATCATTTTTGTGGTCAGTGGTTTTTGGCATGGGGCCAATTGGACATTTATTTTTTGGGGCTTGTTAAATGCACTCTACTTTGTTCCTTTAATGCTTTTTGGAAAAAACCGGGCCAATATGGATATAGTGGCGAAAGGCAAACTGTTCCCTTCAGTTCAAGAAACGGGCATGATGATGATCACCTTCTTTCTGACTTTACTGGCCTGGATTCTTTTTAGAGCTGAAAACATGACCCATGCCTGGGGAATATACGCAGGGATATTTTCAGAAAGCCTTTGGATACTTCCAAGTATTTTACCTAGACAAGAACTAGTCTTAATTACATTCTTCTTTGCAATGGAATGGTTGGGGAGAAGCAACCAATTTGCGATTGAAGGGTTCTTTAGCAACCAACCCAAAGTAGTACGTTGGTCCTTTTATGGGGTATTAGTTTGGGCCTGTTTCTTTTTCGCAGGACAAGAAAGTGAATTTATTTATTTCCAGTTCTGA